The nucleotide window AGGATCCTATGTGCCAATTGCAAGTGATTAGTTGTGGGACAATCCAAGAATTGGCTGAGCTTGCCAATTGCAAAGCTTATATCCGGCCTTGTGTTTGAGAGATACAACGGTTTTCCAATAATTTTCCTATAATCGGAGGAATCAGGCAGACTATCTCCATCATCCTTGCTCAATTTCGCCCCATAGTCCATGGGAGTGGAGGCATGTTTACAATGCTCAAAGCCAGTGTCCCGTAAGAGCTAGCCTTTTGAAGACCTAGCAACCTCTAAGCCAAGGAAGAACTTGAGATCACCTATGTCCTTAATCCGAAATCTGTCATGCAAAGTCTGTTTTACCCTTTCAATTTCAAACAAATTGTCCCCTGCCAACAttaaatcatcaacataaactaaAATGACTGTAAAACCAATACTTTGGGATTTAGTAAACATGTTGTAATCAGATTTACACTGATTATATCCTAACTCTAGCAAAACAGATTTCAGTTTGAAGTTCCATTGTCTATTAGCTTGTTTAACCTTATATAGAGACTTTTCAAGCTTGCAAACCTGACCCGGAGCTATTGCAAGACTTTCAGGGGATTTCATGTACACTTTCTCATCAAGCTCACCATGTAGAAAGGCAGTATTAACATCAATTTACTTCAAATGCCATCCCTTGACAGTAGCCAGTGCCAAAACAACCCGCAGTGTTCCTAGCTTGATAACGGGACTAAACGTGTCTTTATAGTCAATTCTGGGGACTTAAGTGAACCCTTTTGCCACGAGACGAGCCTTGTGTCACTCAACACTACCATCAGGGTGATATTTGACCTTAAGATCCACTTACAACCAATCGCCTTCTTACCACTCGGAAGGGAAGTCAATGTCCAggttttgttttcatttagagCATCCAATTCAACTTGGATGGCCTCTCGCCAACAAGGTTCAAGTAAGGCATCTTCATAGAATTTAGGCTCAATGTTCAAGATAGCTAATGAGTATGCATTATGCATAGGTGAAAGAGATTTGTATGATAAAAACTTTGAGATGTGATATCATTTATTGGAAGAAGTTTCTCTGTTGTGATTATTAGtaatattcatgcatttataatCTTTTAAGTATGCTGGTAGTTTACTAATGCGTGATGATCTTCTCGGTGTGGGGTGAGAAGATGGTGATACATTGTGATGTTGAATGTTTGAATGAGTGGGTTGTGCATGCAATGCTGGACTCGAGGATTCAATATCCATGGGCTGTGTGGTAGTGTGTATGTTCATGTAGGTTGACTAGTGTGGAGTGGATTGAAAGCAAGGGTGTGCAGATCGGTTATGTGGTGGTCAAACAAATCATAATCATGCATGACATGGGGTGTATTATGTTGCTGAAAAGCTGGTTCTTAGTGAGAATCAATAGGCAACTGAGATGAAGCAATATTTGGAAAATGATTTTCATAGAATTTGACATCTCGAGACACaaaaaatttcttttgaaaTTAGATCAAGAAGCACATAACCTTTGGTACCCTCCCTGAAACTGAGGAGAACACATTTTCTTGAACGAGGGTCCAATTTTGTTCTGCTATTCTTGATCGTGCTTGCATATGCTAAACAACCAAATACTCTAAGGTGAGAGATATGGGGGAGTGATTTATGCAGTACTTCAAACAGAGATTTTTCATGTAAATAAGGTGTGAAAATTCAGTTTATCAAATAGACTACGTGGATCactccaaaactccaataacACTTAGGTATTTGGGCGTGGAACATAATGGCCCTTGCCACAGCCAAAATGTGTTGATGCTTCGTGCAGCAACACCATTTTGCTGTGGCGTCTCAATGCATGACCTTTGGTACAAAATTTCAAATGAAGCATAAAAGGTTGGCATTAAAAATTCAGGACCATTGTCAGTCCGAATAATTTTTacagattttttaaattagtttttgacaagtttaacaaaattttgCACCAAAGATGCTGCTTCAGCCTTAGACTTCATCAAATTTATCCAAGTAAATCTGAACTTGTCATCCACTATAGTGAGAAAATATCTATGGCCATCAATAAACGAAATAGCAAGTGGTCTCCAAATATTAATGTGAAGcaaatcaaaattattattagaaacaGTATCACTTTGAGAAAAAGAcaatcttctttttttcctaaTTGACAAGAGTCACAAGGATTTTCATTTATTGTACAATCAATGAAATTGAAAGTTTGCTTCATAACAGCTAGTCTATTATTAGGAATATGACATAATCTATCATGCCATAAATGCTACATGTGTGCTCTTTGTGTGGGTGCTGTGATATGGTGTGGAGTATGGTGTCACCAAGAGGGGAAATGCTGTGCTTATTTAGTATGTATAGACCATCAACAGAGTTAGCAATACCAATCATCTTCTCTGTGTGTTTTGTCTTGTATCTCACAGTTTATATCAGAAAAAAGTCATTTTACAATGCAATGATGCAGTTAGCTTTGACACTGATACGAGTTTGAAATTGAAGGAAGGAATGTACAATGCATTGGTAAGATAAAGATTTTCTGAAAACTTAATGGTTCTCACGATGCAGCTCACAGTGGAAGTACCATTAGGGAGTTTGACAATGATCGGATCAATTTTAAATGTTTCAAAAAAATCCCTGAGGCAATATGACACATGGTCAGTGGCACCAGTGTCTATTACCCAAGGTTTTTACTTTTGTATACAAACATTAAGAGCCTTTATGTGAGATTTAAAATGCAGAATATGTGTCACCTTACCATGAGGAGGTGGCTGAGGTTGAGTTAAGATGTAGTTCATGCTATGAATATGTTGCACTTCTTGCTTATTGAGTAAGGCTAGCAAGGCTTCCTTTTGTTCTGGAGTGAAATCGCTCCCTATAGTCTTCTTCTCCTCCAACTGGGGGTGATTGAAACCAAGACCATCATTTCTATCCTCGGTTGCTTCACCTATGTTGAAGTAATTCATCATTACTGGGGCAGAGTTAGTGTTTCTTTGCCTTAGATGAGGAGGAAGTCCGTGTTCCTTGTAACACATATCTACTGTGTGTCCAGTTTTGTCACAAAACGAACACTGCATCCTTGTTCTGCCTCCTCTGCCCCTCCCCCCAGCTTGAAACCTGCCTCCCCTACCTCTTCCTCTCCCTCTGCCTTGAGAAGTCATAACAGTGTTCAAGGAATTGGTAGGTGCCGCCAAAATTTGAATGTATGAGGTAGTTTCAAGGCTGAGAAACTGTCTCTCTTGTTGAGTAAGCTTGGAGAGCACCACATTCAGACTCGACAACTTATCCAAGAGCATGATCTGAGACCACACATTAGAATATTGCTCATTCAATCCTCTCAAAAACTTCACAAttctttcttcctccctttGGCTTCTAATTACTCCTAGATCACATTGACACGTGATGCCACATTCACATGATGGTATTTGCCAAAAATTGTCAATTTCTTCCCaaattgttttgagttttgtatAGTAGGATGTCACATCCAATTCGCCTTATCTTAATGTGTATA belongs to Arachis duranensis cultivar V14167 chromosome 8, aradu.V14167.gnm2.J7QH, whole genome shotgun sequence and includes:
- the LOC110274601 gene encoding uncharacterized protein LOC110274601: MLLDKLSSLNVVLSKLTQQERQFLSLETTSYIQILAAPTNSLNTVMTSQGRGRGRGRGGRFQAGGRGRGGRTRMQCSFCDKTGHTVDMCYKEHGLPPHLRQRNTNSAPVMMNYFNIGEATEDRNDGLGFNHPQLEEKKTIGSDFTPEQKEALLALLNKQEVQHIHSMNYILTQPQPPPHGDNLFEIERVKQTLHDRFRIKDIGDLKFFLGLEVARSSKG